In Nicotiana tabacum cultivar K326 chromosome 17, ASM71507v2, whole genome shotgun sequence, one DNA window encodes the following:
- the LOC107825834 gene encoding protein GLUTAMINE DUMPER 2-like, which yields MRAVATNSTSISNGSTMGSNGSTSLLHWRSPLPYLFGSLALTLTLIAMALLFLVCSYRKRSSSTATDVEKSAYSDHKTSGSVEMTPKIVVIMAGDQKPTHLAVPLSSSSQL from the coding sequence ATGAGGGCTGTAGCCACAAACTCAACCTCCATCTCCAATGGTAGTACTATGGGCTCAAATGGTAGTACTTCATTGTTGCATTGGAGATCTCCACTTCCTTACCTTTTTGGAAGTTTAGCATTAACGTTAACACTCATTGCCATGGCACTTCTCTTCCTCGTTTGTTCCTATCGTAAACGGTCGTCTTCCACGGCAACTGACGTCGAGAAATCTGCATATTCTGATCACAAGACAAGTGGTAGTGTGGAGATGACTCCAAAGATCGTCGTTATCATGGCTGGTGACCAGAAACCGACCCACCTCGCTGTTccactttcttcatcttctcaACTATAG